ttcatacaacttttgCTGGGCAAAGTTGGCTAAACCTTGGACAATGTAATCTACAGCACAGGCTAACCACTAGGCCAACTAGCAGGACACATATGGAGAGTGAGCATGTTCATGAAAGAGCAGCTCTATATAATTAATCCTTACCTATAATCTTTTCTGCTTTGAGGCCCTTGTCGAAGCCAGATTTCCCTTTATCCTCCCTCTCCCGCTTAGACTTTGGCTCTTTGTGGTCTTCTAAAGAGGATACGCTGGTGCCGCGTCCCTTGCGTCCAGTGACACTGGTGTCCTCACTTGAATCACGCCTGCGTTTTTTGCTGCGGTTTTGCTCTTCAGCCTTCTTTGCTTTGGCCTGTCAAAATGTTTATTCAATGAAATCGGAGAGTGGTGGAAGCACAAACACTGATAGtattaaaacgaaataaatatattgataatgaaaatgataacaaaaagaaaaaataacaacacGCTGAAGATTAAGGCACAATTAAGGTCCTCCAAGCTTTTCTTATTTGAGTCCAAATGACAGGTGTCCAGAGACAGTGTGCTTTTCATGTGCAAAACTGTTACCGGAGTAACACTTTCTTACACAGATCTATGCAGACTCTGTGGAGACGCTGCTGCACttaatctgttcctgccccgcgttGATGCAAAATTGCAGCCCTCTTTTGGGgatgtatatgtatgtaatattgaagcagttaacaaaattttagtctgtgtaaaagtttatataaattttatttcagtctTTTGTAGTGTGTTACCTCCTTTTCCTTCCGATTGTCTTCAAACGTCCTGATCAACTCCTCACAGTCAAGGTTCTCTTCTGGCTCCCAAGTACTCTCCTCTTCCTTGTATCCTTTCCATTTCAGAAGGTATTGGACCtgcaaaattttagtttaaacttcAGAGATGCAGTGTTTCTGTGCGTGCTGCAAGTGATGCAACTT
This Pararge aegeria chromosome 3, ilParAegt1.1, whole genome shotgun sequence DNA region includes the following protein-coding sequences:
- the LOC120635920 gene encoding chromobox protein homolog 5-like isoform X4, which encodes MGKEKKNETDASSEEEYVVEKVLNKRIVKGKVQYLLKWKGYKEEESTWEPEENLDCEELIRTFEDNRKEKEAKAKKAEEQNRSKKRRRDSSEDTSVTGRKGRGTSVSSLEDHKEPKSKREREDKGKSGFDKGLKAEKIIGASDATGELMFLVKWADSDEAELVPAKIANVKCPQQVIAFYEERLTWHTPVESE